From one Myxococcus xanthus genomic stretch:
- a CDS encoding ComEC/Rec2 family competence protein, whose product MSFARWLALLVLLLASVPGQALAQSAGQPLTVHFFDVGQGDAALIISPTGKTVLIDSGPPDARHRLEQRLRELVKEPLDLAILTHPHLDHLGGMSTALRSVGARRFMDPGFDHPSEAYRDLLNVVGDEVGQVMTPVPNPQDPRSLVTIGLGDGAALTVLWPRVPEDPFLTGTRSDPNSNSIVAKLTYGKTAFLFTGDAEPDTEATLLRKPIDLTSTVLKVAHHGGRHSSTADFLAAVKPQAAVISVGAKNDYGHPTSAVLERLRAVKATVFRTDQDGEVVATSDGNVVSLRAEKRGGASELVPGGVKPGSVALGPITRGTRRTSTPRGRGAASAPAEAPGTDSTQRDTDAPRYFSLKGSKVFHKESCRTLKRSKSDRTAYSSRAEAMRERRPAEDCHP is encoded by the coding sequence ATGTCCTTTGCCCGGTGGCTCGCACTCCTCGTCCTTCTCCTCGCCTCGGTTCCGGGCCAGGCCCTGGCCCAATCCGCCGGCCAGCCGCTCACGGTGCATTTCTTCGACGTGGGACAGGGGGACGCCGCGCTCATCATCTCCCCCACCGGCAAGACGGTGCTCATCGACAGCGGCCCGCCCGACGCGCGGCACCGCCTGGAGCAGCGGCTGCGGGAGTTGGTGAAGGAGCCGCTGGACCTCGCCATCCTCACGCACCCCCACCTGGACCACCTGGGAGGCATGTCCACCGCGCTGCGCTCGGTGGGGGCCCGGCGCTTCATGGACCCGGGGTTCGACCACCCGAGCGAGGCGTACCGCGACCTGCTCAACGTCGTGGGCGACGAAGTGGGCCAGGTGATGACGCCCGTTCCCAACCCCCAGGACCCGCGCTCCCTGGTCACCATTGGCCTGGGGGATGGCGCGGCGCTCACCGTGCTGTGGCCTCGCGTGCCGGAAGATCCCTTCCTCACGGGCACCCGCTCGGACCCGAACTCCAACTCCATCGTCGCCAAGCTGACCTACGGCAAGACGGCGTTCCTCTTCACCGGCGACGCCGAGCCGGATACCGAGGCCACGCTGCTACGCAAGCCCATCGACCTCACGTCCACCGTGCTGAAGGTGGCCCACCACGGCGGGCGGCACTCGTCCACCGCGGACTTCCTGGCCGCGGTGAAGCCCCAAGCCGCCGTCATCTCCGTGGGCGCGAAGAACGACTACGGCCACCCCACCTCCGCGGTGCTGGAGCGGCTGCGCGCGGTGAAGGCCACCGTGTTCCGCACCGACCAGGACGGCGAGGTGGTGGCGACCAGCGACGGCAACGTCGTCTCCCTGCGCGCGGAGAAGCGCGGAGGGGCGTCGGAGCTGGTTCCCGGAGGCGTGAAGCCCGGCTCGGTCGCGCTCGGGCCCATCACCCGGGGAACGCGCCGGACCAGCACGCCCCGTGGGCGCGGCGCCGCGTCCGCCCCGGCGGAGGCCCCCGGCACCGACTCCACGCAACGCGACACGGACGCGCCCCGATACTTCAGCCTCAAGGGCAGCAAGGTGTTTCACAAAGAGAGCTGCCGGACCCTGAAGCGCTCCAAGTCGGACCGCACCGCCTATTCGAGCCGCGCCGAAGCCATGCGCGAGCGCCGCCCCGCCGAGGACTGCCACCCATGA
- the deoC gene encoding deoxyribose-phosphate aldolase yields MSDSEDLFHFVEDIANQARRRLEAWKEGQTPGARAPASGPSTARVAMDTVRSHADLAPYIDHTLLKPEARAEDVVKLAEEARQYGFATVCVNSTHVATAARVLAGSSTVPIAVVGFPLGASLPSAKAFEARESIRAGAREIDMVLNVGALKAHDYALVHQDIAAVVEASRPVPVKVILETALLTDEEKVIACSLSKAAGAAFVKTSTGFGPGGATEADVALMRRVVGDTVGVKASGGIRSAEDAMKMLRAGANRVGASASVAIVSGQTSSAKY; encoded by the coding sequence ATGTCCGACTCCGAAGACCTCTTCCATTTCGTCGAGGACATTGCCAACCAGGCGCGCCGCCGGCTCGAGGCGTGGAAGGAGGGGCAGACGCCCGGGGCCCGTGCTCCCGCGTCGGGCCCGTCCACCGCCCGGGTGGCCATGGACACGGTGCGCTCCCACGCGGACCTGGCGCCGTACATCGACCACACGCTGCTCAAGCCCGAGGCTCGCGCCGAGGACGTGGTGAAGTTGGCCGAGGAGGCCCGCCAGTACGGCTTCGCCACCGTCTGCGTGAACAGCACGCACGTGGCCACCGCGGCGCGGGTGCTGGCCGGCTCGTCCACGGTGCCCATCGCCGTGGTGGGTTTCCCGCTGGGCGCCTCGCTGCCGTCCGCCAAGGCCTTCGAGGCCCGGGAGTCCATCCGCGCCGGGGCGCGGGAAATCGACATGGTGCTGAACGTCGGCGCGCTCAAGGCGCACGACTACGCGCTGGTGCACCAGGACATCGCCGCCGTCGTGGAGGCCAGCCGGCCCGTGCCGGTGAAGGTCATCCTGGAGACGGCCCTGCTGACGGACGAGGAGAAGGTCATCGCCTGCTCGCTCTCCAAGGCCGCGGGCGCCGCCTTCGTGAAGACGTCCACGGGCTTCGGTCCGGGCGGGGCCACCGAGGCGGACGTGGCGCTGATGCGCCGGGTGGTGGGCGACACGGTGGGCGTGAAGGCGTCGGGCGGCATCCGCTCCGCCGAGGACGCGATGAAGATGCTGCGCGCGGGGGCCAACCGTGTGGGTGCGTCCGCGTCGGTGGCCATCGTCTCCGGGCAGACCTCCTCCGCGAAGTACTGA
- a CDS encoding TraR/DksA family transcriptional regulator: MNAKQRDELKALLLALHSELTDKTPSRIEPNRTDDARIGGDEDEQPLNEMMQAIASNRNRNMDGVLARVLKALGKLRDDPDAFGECEECGDEIPLGRLRAMPYAEFCVTCQGNKDGPKGRATRSKLTDYT; encoded by the coding sequence GTGAACGCGAAACAGCGAGACGAGCTCAAGGCGCTGCTGCTCGCGCTCCACTCGGAGCTGACGGACAAGACGCCGTCGAGAATCGAGCCCAACCGCACCGATGACGCGCGCATCGGCGGCGACGAGGATGAGCAGCCGCTCAATGAGATGATGCAGGCCATCGCCTCCAACCGGAACCGGAACATGGATGGCGTGCTGGCCCGCGTGCTCAAGGCGCTGGGCAAGCTGCGCGACGACCCGGACGCGTTCGGTGAGTGCGAGGAGTGCGGCGACGAGATTCCGCTCGGGCGGCTGCGCGCCATGCCCTACGCGGAGTTCTGCGTGACGTGCCAGGGCAACAAGGACGGCCCCAAGGGTCGCGCCACCCGCAGCAAGCTGACCGACTACACCTGA
- a CDS encoding phospho-sugar mutase produces MDTTGLKERAEAWRQADPDPSTAAELAALLAKADWAELEDRFSQDLEFGTAGLRGVLGAGPNRMNRAVIRRTTAGLARYLKEQVPDVATRGVVVGRDARNLSAELAEDTAAVLAAEGIPAHVFPEPVPTPLVAFAALHLNAAAAVMVTASHNPPEYNGYKVYWGNGAQIIPPHDTGIASAIARVEPANRVPLLTPADARAKGLWRDLPAAIGDAYVRAILGLRVVGKGSESLSIVYTAMHGVGGDWAVRALREAGFPRVTPVAEQQQPDGRFPTVRFPNPEEPGAMDLATATAERVKADVVLANDPDADRLAVMARDADGSLRLLTGNEVGVLLGHYVLTQGAKQGKPHVVTTIVSSAQLGDIARSLGAACDEVLTGFKWIANRALEREQAEGTRFVFGYEEALGYTVGTVTRDKDGVGSALVMADLAAWCQARGTTVLGYLEEIQRAHGLYVGAQRNFTFPGAAGAQVIRGIMDAFRASPPKDIGGDAVRAVSDYKKGERGLPPSNVVALELESGGRVTLRPSGTEPKIKYYFELKETLADGEPLAQARARAESRLARFIDAFLGLARERGQPA; encoded by the coding sequence ATGGACACCACCGGACTGAAGGAGCGGGCGGAGGCGTGGCGTCAGGCGGACCCGGATCCGTCCACCGCGGCGGAGCTGGCGGCGTTGCTGGCGAAGGCGGACTGGGCCGAGCTGGAGGACCGCTTCTCGCAGGACCTGGAGTTCGGCACCGCGGGCCTGCGCGGCGTGCTGGGCGCCGGTCCCAACCGGATGAACCGCGCCGTCATCCGCCGCACCACCGCGGGCCTTGCGCGCTACCTCAAGGAGCAGGTGCCGGACGTCGCCACCCGGGGCGTGGTGGTGGGCCGTGACGCGCGCAACCTGAGCGCGGAGCTGGCCGAGGACACCGCCGCGGTGCTCGCCGCCGAGGGCATCCCCGCCCATGTCTTCCCGGAGCCGGTGCCCACGCCGCTGGTGGCCTTTGCCGCGCTGCACCTCAACGCCGCCGCGGCCGTCATGGTGACGGCCAGCCACAACCCGCCCGAGTACAACGGCTACAAGGTCTATTGGGGCAACGGCGCGCAAATCATCCCGCCGCATGACACGGGCATCGCCTCCGCCATCGCCCGGGTGGAGCCCGCCAACCGCGTGCCGCTGCTGACGCCGGCCGATGCGCGCGCCAAGGGCCTGTGGCGGGATTTGCCTGCGGCCATCGGCGATGCCTACGTGCGCGCCATCCTGGGGCTGCGCGTGGTGGGCAAGGGCTCCGAGTCGCTGTCCATCGTCTACACCGCCATGCACGGCGTGGGCGGCGACTGGGCCGTGCGCGCCCTGCGCGAGGCGGGCTTCCCGCGCGTCACCCCCGTGGCCGAGCAGCAGCAGCCGGATGGCCGCTTCCCCACCGTGCGCTTCCCCAACCCGGAGGAGCCGGGCGCCATGGACCTGGCCACCGCCACCGCCGAGCGCGTGAAGGCGGACGTGGTGCTGGCCAATGACCCGGACGCGGACCGGCTGGCCGTCATGGCGCGCGACGCGGACGGGTCGCTGCGGCTGCTGACGGGCAACGAGGTGGGCGTGCTGCTGGGCCACTACGTCCTCACCCAGGGGGCGAAGCAGGGCAAGCCCCACGTCGTCACCACCATCGTCTCCTCGGCGCAGTTGGGAGACATCGCGCGCTCGCTGGGCGCCGCGTGTGACGAGGTGCTCACCGGCTTCAAGTGGATCGCCAACCGCGCGCTGGAGCGCGAGCAGGCCGAGGGCACCCGCTTCGTCTTCGGTTACGAGGAGGCGCTGGGCTACACCGTGGGCACGGTGACGCGCGACAAGGACGGCGTGGGCTCGGCGCTCGTCATGGCGGACCTGGCGGCGTGGTGTCAGGCGCGCGGCACCACGGTGCTGGGCTACCTGGAGGAGATTCAGCGCGCGCATGGCCTGTACGTGGGCGCGCAGCGCAACTTCACGTTCCCCGGTGCGGCGGGCGCGCAGGTCATCCGCGGCATCATGGACGCGTTCCGTGCCTCGCCTCCGAAGGACATTGGCGGCGACGCCGTCCGTGCCGTGAGCGACTACAAGAAGGGCGAGCGGGGCCTGCCTCCGTCCAACGTCGTCGCGCTCGAGTTGGAGAGCGGCGGCCGCGTCACGCTGCGCCCCTCCGGCACCGAGCCGAAAATCAAATACTACTTCGAGCTGAAGGAGACGCTCGCCGACGGTGAGCCCCTGGCTCAGGCCCGTGCGCGCGCCGAGTCCCGGCTGGCCCGCTTCATCGATGCTTTCCTCGGCCTCGCGCGTGAGCGCGGGCAGCCGGCATGA
- a CDS encoding sensor histidine kinase has protein sequence MLETTETATYRPRVLAVDVESGGMERLCSILAPAGYDVLTASGLAAAAAAHQSADLVLLDVERPGTDGLATYRRLQDALGSPALPVLMLTPSADRETRREVLEAGVDDLLITEPLDPLELKVRIHTLLELKAHRERGGQRAEALQDPRVRWVEMERLARVGTLAADVAQNLGRVGEGLQRALEHVRTRALQGLPPDADELKKLGVAGEQMRLHGQHLLSLGTTNPKDIQRFDLRDLVPAVVERMRDAGRLGTAEVKVQLPDEAIAVVFNRRQLEQVLVELLANAVDAVEDVTDRPRRIHVGVELPDIFGDFGPRLYVKDTGIGIFEDELQAVFEPYYTTKAPEKGAGLGLTVARTLVEAMGGAVTVHSRVNLGSTFTVELPEQTSSW, from the coding sequence ATGCTGGAGACGACGGAGACCGCGACGTATCGGCCCCGAGTTCTGGCCGTGGACGTGGAATCGGGCGGCATGGAGCGGCTGTGCTCCATCCTCGCGCCGGCGGGTTATGACGTGCTGACCGCGAGCGGACTGGCGGCGGCCGCGGCGGCCCATCAGTCCGCGGACCTGGTGCTGCTCGACGTGGAGCGTCCTGGCACGGATGGCCTCGCGACGTACCGGCGCCTTCAGGACGCGCTGGGAAGCCCGGCCCTCCCCGTGCTCATGCTGACGCCCAGCGCGGACCGGGAGACGCGCCGCGAGGTGCTCGAGGCGGGCGTGGATGACCTGCTCATCACCGAGCCCCTGGACCCGCTGGAGCTGAAGGTCCGCATCCACACGCTGCTGGAGCTCAAGGCGCACCGCGAGCGCGGTGGCCAGCGCGCCGAAGCGCTGCAGGACCCGCGCGTCCGCTGGGTGGAGATGGAGCGGCTGGCCCGCGTGGGCACGCTGGCCGCGGACGTGGCGCAGAACCTGGGCCGCGTGGGCGAAGGCCTCCAGCGGGCGCTGGAGCACGTTCGCACTCGCGCGCTGCAAGGCCTGCCGCCGGACGCAGACGAGCTCAAGAAGCTGGGCGTGGCCGGCGAGCAGATGCGCCTGCACGGCCAGCACCTGCTGTCGCTGGGCACCACCAATCCGAAGGACATCCAGCGCTTCGACCTGCGCGACCTGGTCCCCGCGGTGGTGGAGCGGATGCGTGACGCCGGCCGCCTCGGCACCGCCGAGGTGAAGGTGCAGCTGCCGGACGAGGCCATCGCCGTTGTCTTCAACCGCCGTCAGTTGGAGCAGGTGCTGGTGGAGCTGCTGGCCAACGCGGTGGATGCGGTGGAGGACGTGACGGACCGCCCGCGTCGCATCCATGTGGGCGTGGAGCTTCCGGACATCTTCGGGGACTTCGGCCCGCGCCTGTACGTGAAGGACACGGGCATCGGCATCTTCGAGGACGAGCTGCAGGCCGTCTTCGAGCCCTACTACACGACGAAGGCGCCCGAGAAGGGCGCCGGGCTGGGCCTCACCGTCGCGCGCACCCTGGTGGAAGCCATGGGTGGCGCGGTGACGGTGCACAGCCGCGTCAACCTGGGCAGCACCTTCACGGTGGAGCTGCCCGAGCAGACGTCGTCCTGGTAG
- a CDS encoding ABC transporter permease, producing MLDVLHSLLFSTLDAAPALVFAALGAVLSERAGVIAVGMEGMMRVGAFCAAVAALTMPTPLAVVMGMLAGAALAGVHGFLSIRWRSDQVVSGIALNLVALAGGTFLLESLYGPNGTPPIQQLTRWNIPGLGAVPVLGALSGHSAPTYLALLLPFAFQGLLTRTPLGLRLRAVGDKPQAVATLGLSVPGLRWGAVLGSGLLAGLGGAVLSTAVLDRFEQHTPAGLGFMALAAMVFGRWTPVGAFLAATFFAFGNALRIGLVSSAPGLVELIPQGVLLALPYLLTLVVLTLQGQRSSAPAALGTPYEQESR from the coding sequence GTGCTTGATGTCCTCCACTCACTGCTGTTCTCCACCCTGGACGCGGCACCGGCGCTCGTCTTCGCCGCCCTGGGCGCGGTGCTCTCCGAGCGCGCGGGCGTGATTGCCGTGGGCATGGAGGGGATGATGCGCGTGGGCGCCTTCTGCGCGGCGGTGGCGGCGCTGACGATGCCCACGCCCCTGGCCGTCGTCATGGGCATGCTCGCGGGCGCGGCCCTGGCCGGCGTGCATGGCTTCCTGAGCATCCGCTGGCGCTCGGACCAGGTGGTGTCCGGCATCGCCCTCAACCTGGTGGCCCTGGCCGGCGGCACCTTCCTGCTGGAGTCGCTCTACGGCCCCAATGGCACCCCGCCCATCCAGCAGCTCACCCGCTGGAACATCCCCGGGCTCGGCGCCGTGCCGGTGCTGGGCGCGCTGTCCGGGCACTCGGCGCCCACGTACCTGGCGCTGCTGCTGCCCTTCGCATTCCAGGGCCTGCTGACCCGCACGCCCCTGGGCCTGCGGCTGCGCGCGGTGGGCGACAAGCCCCAGGCCGTGGCGACGCTGGGCCTGTCGGTACCGGGGCTGCGCTGGGGCGCGGTGCTGGGCAGCGGACTGCTGGCGGGCCTGGGCGGCGCGGTGCTGTCCACCGCCGTACTGGACCGTTTCGAGCAGCACACCCCCGCGGGCCTGGGCTTCATGGCCCTGGCCGCCATGGTGTTCGGCCGGTGGACGCCCGTGGGCGCCTTCCTCGCCGCCACCTTCTTCGCCTTCGGTAACGCGCTGCGCATCGGCCTGGTGTCGAGCGCCCCCGGACTGGTCGAGCTGATCCCCCAGGGCGTCCTCCTGGCCCTCCCCTATCTGCTCACCTTGGTGGTGCTGACCCTCCAGGGCCAACGCAGCAGCGCCCCCGCCGCGCTCGGAACGCCCTACGAACAAGAGTCGCGCTGA
- a CDS encoding ABC transporter permease gives MPERVRQMLPSVLSVLLALGVCWALIALTMEPGTATDAYLQMLWGGIGNWPACLDGAAATVITRPLGESAMKAAILTLTGLSVAVAFKVGLFNIGAQGQMLLGAVAAAVVGAQVSLPGVLHVPAALLGAALAGAAWAGIAGLLRIYRGVHEVISTIMLNWVALSLVDNWLVVGPLRGAAEGGQSITGTAEIQATAVLPRLLGEGSRLNLGFPLALAAALAVWVWLTRTRSGFETRAVGLGAEAARAAGIPVARRMGLAMALAGAMAGLAGAVLVLGTEGRYPGTLGAPYGFDGIAIALIGNNHPLGATVSALFFGVLRAGGTRMQLLGVHKSFPELIQGLALLFVAGRMVWLALLRRRNVAPAASAEVPRA, from the coding sequence ATGCCTGAGCGCGTGAGACAGATGCTTCCGTCGGTGCTCTCCGTGCTGCTGGCGCTGGGCGTGTGCTGGGCGCTCATCGCGCTCACCATGGAGCCGGGCACCGCGACGGACGCCTATCTGCAGATGCTGTGGGGTGGCATCGGCAACTGGCCCGCGTGCCTGGACGGCGCCGCGGCCACCGTCATCACCCGCCCGCTGGGCGAGTCCGCGATGAAGGCCGCGATTCTCACCCTCACCGGCCTGTCCGTGGCGGTGGCGTTCAAGGTGGGCCTGTTCAACATCGGCGCGCAGGGACAGATGCTGCTGGGCGCGGTGGCCGCCGCGGTGGTGGGCGCCCAGGTGTCACTGCCGGGCGTGCTGCACGTGCCCGCGGCCCTGCTGGGCGCGGCGCTCGCGGGCGCGGCGTGGGCGGGCATCGCCGGGCTGCTGCGCATCTACCGGGGCGTGCACGAGGTCATCTCCACCATCATGCTCAACTGGGTGGCGCTGAGCCTGGTGGACAACTGGCTGGTGGTGGGCCCGCTGCGCGGCGCGGCCGAAGGCGGCCAGTCCATCACCGGCACCGCCGAAATCCAGGCCACCGCCGTACTGCCCCGGCTGCTGGGGGAAGGCTCGCGGCTCAACCTGGGCTTCCCGCTGGCGCTCGCCGCGGCGCTGGCGGTGTGGGTGTGGCTGACACGCACGCGCTCCGGCTTCGAGACGCGCGCGGTGGGCCTGGGCGCCGAGGCCGCGCGCGCCGCGGGCATCCCCGTGGCCCGGCGCATGGGCCTGGCCATGGCGCTCGCGGGGGCCATGGCGGGGCTGGCGGGCGCGGTGCTGGTGCTGGGGACGGAGGGGCGCTACCCCGGCACACTGGGCGCGCCCTACGGGTTCGACGGCATCGCCATCGCGCTCATCGGCAACAACCACCCGCTGGGCGCCACCGTGTCCGCGCTCTTCTTCGGCGTGCTGCGCGCGGGCGGAACGCGCATGCAACTGCTCGGCGTGCACAAGAGCTTCCCCGAGCTCATCCAGGGCCTCGCGCTGCTCTTCGTCGCCGGGCGCATGGTCTGGCTGGCGCTGCTGCGCCGGCGGAACGTGGCGCCCGCGGCGTCGGCGGAGGTGCCCCGTGCTTGA
- a CDS encoding ABC transporter ATP-binding protein, translated as MRRGELLAVVGENGAGKSSLMNVLYGLYQPDAGVLSLDGQPVRFKSPRDAIARGIGMVHQHFMLVPTLSVAENVVLGREPTRNGLLDLERAVQDVSATCARFGFQLEPRARVDTLSVGSQQKVEIVKALHRGAQVLILDEPTAVLTPQESDELARVMRGLVAQGHTVVLISHKLKEVLGVADRIAVMRRGRCVAEVRAADTTAEQLAALMVGDGQRAPAAAAPATAASQAPGEPLLDVRGLQATGDNGRPALRGVDLEVRAGEIVGIAGVDGNGQRELAEVLTGLRPLTSGSGALLGGPLSDLTPAQARTRGVGHIPEDRLHRAVVKALSVEENVALGRHTRPPFAKGPWIDFKGRRERTRELTVAYDVRPPDPEVALRALSGGNQQKVVVARELDARPRLLVVVQPTRGLDVGAVAQVHAKLREARDQGTGVLLVSLDLEEVLALSDRVYVFFEGRVTGHFLRHEFDERELGRRMLGTTEPGHA; from the coding sequence GTGCGCCGTGGCGAGCTGCTCGCTGTGGTGGGCGAGAATGGCGCGGGCAAGTCCAGCCTGATGAACGTCCTCTACGGGCTCTACCAGCCGGACGCGGGCGTGCTGTCGCTGGACGGCCAGCCCGTGCGCTTCAAGAGCCCCCGGGACGCGATTGCGCGGGGCATTGGCATGGTGCACCAGCACTTCATGCTCGTGCCCACGCTGTCGGTGGCGGAGAACGTGGTGCTGGGCCGAGAGCCCACCCGCAACGGACTGCTGGACCTGGAGCGCGCGGTGCAGGACGTGTCCGCCACCTGCGCCCGCTTCGGCTTCCAGTTGGAGCCCCGGGCGCGAGTGGACACGCTCAGCGTGGGCTCGCAGCAGAAGGTGGAGATCGTCAAGGCGCTGCACCGCGGCGCCCAGGTGCTCATCCTCGACGAGCCCACCGCCGTCCTCACGCCGCAGGAATCCGACGAGTTGGCGCGGGTCATGCGCGGACTGGTCGCGCAGGGCCACACCGTGGTGCTCATCAGCCACAAGCTGAAAGAGGTGCTCGGCGTGGCGGACCGCATCGCCGTCATGCGCCGGGGCCGCTGCGTGGCGGAGGTCCGCGCCGCCGACACCACGGCCGAACAGCTCGCCGCGCTCATGGTGGGTGACGGCCAGCGCGCGCCGGCCGCCGCTGCTCCCGCCACGGCCGCGTCGCAGGCTCCCGGCGAGCCGCTGCTGGACGTGCGCGGACTCCAGGCCACCGGCGACAACGGGCGCCCTGCCCTGCGCGGCGTGGACCTGGAGGTGCGCGCGGGTGAAATCGTCGGCATCGCGGGCGTGGACGGCAACGGACAGCGCGAGCTGGCGGAGGTCCTCACCGGCCTGCGCCCGCTGACGTCTGGGAGCGGAGCGCTCCTGGGAGGCCCCTTGAGCGACCTCACGCCGGCCCAGGCGCGGACGCGCGGCGTGGGACACATCCCCGAGGACCGGCTCCACCGCGCGGTGGTGAAGGCGCTCAGCGTGGAGGAGAACGTGGCCCTGGGCCGGCACACGCGGCCGCCCTTCGCGAAGGGCCCGTGGATTGATTTCAAGGGCCGCCGCGAGCGCACGCGCGAGCTGACCGTGGCCTACGACGTGCGGCCTCCCGACCCGGAAGTCGCCCTGCGGGCCCTGTCCGGGGGCAATCAGCAGAAGGTGGTGGTGGCGCGCGAGCTGGATGCGCGGCCCCGGTTGCTGGTGGTGGTGCAGCCCACGCGCGGGCTGGACGTGGGCGCGGTGGCGCAGGTCCACGCGAAGCTGCGCGAGGCGCGCGACCAGGGCACGGGCGTGCTGCTGGTGTCACTCGATTTGGAAGAGGTGCTGGCCCTGTCAGACCGCGTCTATGTCTTCTTCGAAGGCCGCGTGACGGGCCACTTCCTCCGTCACGAGTTCGACGAACGCGAGCTGGGACGGCGCATGCTGGGGACCACGGAGCCGGGCCATGCCTGA
- a CDS encoding BMP family lipoprotein: MMLRLHVLALTALLCACSKQKEEAPPSGAQTPAAGKTEKKALPVGLVIDVGGRGDHSFNDAALRGLELWAAGKRYEGGKYVDATPDEVRQSLPPHLSSDAASFKALAIQPIVLQSKAQEDYVPNLQLLVDQGARLTVGNGYMLANAVRTSAQENPKAQFLLIDSQVLDAQGKAMKLPNVRTVLFKEQEGSFLVGALAGLVTKTNKVGFVGGIEVPLIQRFEVGYRAGVKTTNAQASQALMSVYTGSFNNMAAGKQVAQDLISKGADVLFHAAGADGIGVIQAVKEARAAGKSVYAIGVDSDQSHVAPDAILTSMMKYSDLAVYQAAKDLVDGTFSAGEQVLGLKENGVGMAEVRVDFPGKAEALQKVEALRQRIISGTIQVPAVPADLASFQAAAP; this comes from the coding sequence ATGATGCTCCGCCTCCACGTCCTTGCCCTCACCGCCCTCCTGTGCGCGTGTTCCAAGCAGAAGGAAGAAGCGCCCCCCTCCGGCGCCCAGACCCCCGCCGCTGGGAAGACGGAAAAGAAGGCCCTCCCCGTGGGGCTCGTCATCGACGTGGGCGGGCGCGGAGACCACTCCTTCAATGACGCGGCGCTCCGTGGCCTGGAACTGTGGGCCGCGGGCAAGCGCTACGAGGGCGGCAAGTACGTGGACGCCACCCCCGATGAGGTCCGCCAGTCCCTGCCGCCCCACCTGAGCTCGGACGCCGCCAGTTTCAAGGCGCTGGCCATCCAGCCCATCGTCCTGCAGAGCAAGGCCCAGGAGGACTACGTCCCCAATCTCCAGCTCCTGGTGGACCAGGGCGCCCGGCTCACCGTGGGCAATGGCTACATGCTGGCCAACGCGGTGCGCACCTCCGCCCAGGAAAACCCAAAGGCCCAGTTCCTGCTCATCGACAGTCAGGTGCTGGACGCGCAGGGCAAGGCCATGAAGCTGCCCAACGTGCGCACCGTCCTCTTCAAGGAGCAGGAGGGCAGCTTCCTCGTGGGCGCGCTGGCCGGGCTGGTGACGAAGACGAACAAGGTGGGCTTCGTGGGCGGCATCGAGGTCCCCCTCATCCAGCGCTTCGAGGTGGGCTACCGCGCGGGCGTGAAGACGACCAACGCCCAGGCGTCCCAGGCGCTCATGTCCGTCTACACGGGCAGCTTCAACAACATGGCCGCCGGCAAGCAGGTGGCGCAGGACCTCATCTCCAAGGGCGCGGACGTCCTCTTCCACGCCGCGGGCGCGGACGGCATCGGTGTCATCCAGGCGGTGAAGGAAGCGCGCGCCGCGGGCAAGAGCGTGTACGCCATTGGCGTGGACTCCGACCAGTCGCACGTGGCGCCGGACGCCATCCTCACGTCGATGATGAAGTACTCCGACCTGGCCGTGTATCAGGCGGCGAAGGACCTGGTGGACGGCACGTTCTCCGCGGGTGAGCAGGTGCTCGGCCTCAAGGAGAACGGCGTGGGCATGGCGGAGGTGCGGGTGGACTTCCCCGGCAAGGCGGAGGCGCTCCAGAAGGTGGAGGCCCTGCGTCAGCGCATCATCTCCGGGACGATCCAGGTCCCCGCCGTCCCGGCGGACCTCGCCTCCTTCCAGGCTGCCGCCCCCTGA